One window from the genome of uncultured Tateyamaria sp. encodes:
- the aroQ gene encoding type II 3-dehydroquinate dehydratase, producing the protein MTSVLVLNGPNLNLLGTRQPEIYGATTLPQVEQLCRDHGATGGYDVTCAQSNHEGALVDAIHAAKGTHDGIVLNAGAYTHSSIALHDAILGTALPVVELHLSNIHAREAFRHHSYIAPVAVGMICGFGVAGYTLALDALIGHLGGRT; encoded by the coding sequence ATGACTTCTGTCCTGGTTCTCAATGGCCCCAATCTGAACCTGCTGGGTACGCGCCAGCCCGAGATCTATGGCGCCACCACATTGCCGCAAGTGGAACAACTGTGCCGCGATCACGGGGCGACGGGCGGCTATGACGTCACCTGTGCACAGTCCAACCACGAGGGCGCGCTGGTGGATGCCATTCACGCCGCCAAGGGCACCCATGACGGTATTGTCCTGAACGCCGGTGCCTACACCCACAGCTCGATTGCCCTGCATGACGCGATCCTCGGCACCGCGTTGCCGGTCGTCGAACTGCACCTCAGCAACATTCACGCGCGCGAGGCGTTTCGCCACCACAGCTATATTGCGCCGGTGGCCGTCGGTATGATTTGCGGCTTTGGGGTCGCAGGCTATACTCTGGCTCTGGACGCATTGA